The Niabella beijingensis genomic interval CCGTCCTGCTTCAGTAATTGATTGCTGCCGCATAACTCGCAAGCTATTTTCTTCATAAAAAAATATTTGTGCAAATGTATCCCTCAGCAACAGCACATTTTTACGGAAAACCGTAAGAGGCCGGCGGTGTGGGTTAGCATTGGTGGGACACGGTAGCCTTTGTGGGACAGATGGGTAACCTTATGAGCCGAGCCTACGGCACTCTCCGCTCCATAGCGTGGCTGCGGCATCCGGAATGAATTCCGGCGTTGTAACTACCTGCCGGGCCGATGGCCCTTTGAGGTGACTGGTGCAGGTGCTGTATTGGTGGGACGGGGAGACCGGGGGATATATGAGCCGTGCCCATGGCACTCCACGCTCCGTAGCAGGGCTACGGCAGCCGGAATCAATTCCGGCATTATAACTATTTGCCGGGCCGATGGCCCTTTGATGTGGCGGGTGCCGGGGCTTGCGTTGGTGGGACATGGTGGCCTTTGTGGGACAGGTGGGTAACCTTATGAGCCGTGCTTACGGCACTCCCCCGCTCCGTAGCAGGGCTATGGCATCCGGAATCAATTCCGGCATTTTAACTATGCGCCGGGCCGATGGCCCTTTGGGGTGAGTGGTGCAGGTACTTGCATTGTTGGAGCTGGGAGACCGGGGGATATATGGGCCGTACCCCTGGCACTCCCCCGCTCCGTAGCAGGGCTACGGCAGCCGGAATGAATTCCGAAGTTATAACTAGCTGCCGGGCCGATGGCCCTTTGATGTGGTTGGTGCAGGTGCTTGCATTGGTGGGCCGGGAGACGGGGGCCTATGGGCCGTACCCGTCCGACGGCGTCATCCCCGCCTGAATGAATTCATTCGGGCAGGCGGGCGGGCCTACGGCACTCCCCGCTCCGTAGCGTGGCTACAGCACCCGGAATCAATTCCGGCGTTGTAACCAGCTGCCAGGCCGATGGCCCTTTGAAACGATTGTGCAGGTGCTGCTTTGGTGGCACTTGCAGGCCTTACGCAACAGGTGTGTGCCCTACCCTGCACCTGGGCTGACCGGCCCTTGGTGTACCACAGACTAAGGCCCGTTGCAAGGCCCGGTCGACCGGGCCATCGGACGCAGTCATTTAGCCGGTAGCCGCAATGTTCCACCAGTCGCCCTTGTCCCCCCAACAAACCACCAGCCGCCCTGTATTGAGGTGCTGACGAGTGCGACGCAAGATAGCTGCCATAAGCACTGAAGCCGGGCTAATAAAAAAAATACGATTAATTATTGAAGCTGCACGGGTGTTCATTAAAGATGCCGTTCATTTCCGTTAGGATAACGGGGTGGCCGCCGGTTACTACTATCGTATGCTCGTGCTGGGCCATATAGCCGCCGTTGTTGCCCACGAGCGTCCACCCATCGCCGAGCTCCGTTGCAAAGGTGGAGGCGGTGGCAATAAAGGTTTCGATGGCTACCACGGAGTTCTTTTTAAACCGCCGCTGATCAAACCGGTCCCGGTAGTTCAGCAATGCTTCCGGCTGCTCGTGCAGGCTGCGGCCGATGCCGTGGCCGCCGAGGTTTTTAATGACCATGAAGCCTTGTTTTTTTGCTTCGGTTTCCATAAGATGGCCGATGTCCGCAATTTTTACACCGCCTTTAATGTGGCTGATGGCCTGCTTTAATATGGCTTTGGAGGCGGCTACCAGCTGCTGATGCCGGTGCAGATCCCGGCCGAGGACGAAGGAAGCGCCATTATCCGCCCAAAAGCCGTTCAGCTCCGCAGACACATCAATATTTACCAGGTCGCCTTCTTTTAAGAGGCGCTTGTGGGAAGGAATGCCGTGGCAGAACTCGTTGTTAACGCTGATGCAGGCACAGCCGG includes:
- the map gene encoding type I methionyl aminopeptidase codes for the protein MSITKESELTGMQQAGKAVAHTLKQMMEHARPGMSTKALDDYGAAILAGLGARPAPRLTYGFPGCACISVNNEFCHGIPSHKRLLKEGDLVNIDVSAELNGFWADNGASFVLGRDLHRHQQLVAASKAILKQAISHIKGGVKIADIGHLMETEAKKQGFMVIKNLGGHGIGRSLHEQPEALLNYRDRFDQRRFKKNSVVAIETFIATASTFATELGDGWTLVGNNGGYMAQHEHTIVVTGGHPVILTEMNGIFNEHPCSFNN